In one window of Pseudomonas chlororaphis subsp. chlororaphis DNA:
- the argJ gene encoding bifunctional glutamate N-acetyltransferase/amino-acid acetyltransferase ArgJ produces the protein MAVGLGPLPTLHPVAGFELGIASAGIKRPGRKDVVVMRCAEGSTVAGVFTLNAFCAAPVILAKQRVQGPVRYLLTNTGNANAGTGEPGLAAATRTCAKLAELAGVDASAVLPYSTGVIGEPLPVEKIEGALQAALDDLSVDNWAAAATGIMTTDTLPKGASRQFQHDGVTITVTGISKGAGMIRPNMATMLGYIATDAKVSREVLQNLLLDGANKSFNRITIDGDTSTNDCCMLIATGQAALPEITEASGPLFAALKQAVFDVCMEVAQAIVRDGEGATKFVTVEVNGGGNHQECLDVGYTVAHSPLIKTALFASDPNWGRILAAVGRAGVPDLDVSKIDVFLGEVCIASRGARAASYTEAQGAAVMQQEEITIRIELGRGDCSETIWTTDLSHEYVKINAEYRT, from the coding sequence ATGGCTGTTGGTCTTGGTCCTTTGCCAACGTTGCACCCGGTTGCCGGTTTTGAACTTGGTATCGCTTCGGCGGGCATCAAGCGCCCGGGGCGCAAGGATGTTGTGGTCATGCGCTGTGCCGAGGGCTCTACGGTGGCCGGTGTGTTCACCTTGAACGCGTTCTGCGCCGCTCCGGTGATCCTGGCCAAGCAGCGCGTGCAAGGCCCTGTGCGTTACCTGCTGACCAACACCGGTAACGCCAACGCCGGCACCGGTGAGCCAGGCCTGGCCGCCGCGACCCGCACTTGCGCCAAGCTGGCCGAGCTGGCTGGCGTCGATGCCAGCGCCGTACTGCCGTACTCCACGGGGGTCATCGGCGAGCCGCTGCCGGTCGAGAAGATCGAAGGCGCGCTGCAGGCCGCACTGGATGACCTGTCCGTGGACAACTGGGCCGCCGCCGCCACGGGCATCATGACCACCGACACCCTGCCCAAGGGTGCCAGCCGCCAGTTCCAGCACGACGGCGTGACCATCACCGTCACCGGTATCAGCAAGGGCGCAGGCATGATTCGTCCGAACATGGCGACCATGCTCGGCTACATTGCCACCGACGCCAAAGTCTCCCGTGAAGTGCTGCAGAACCTGCTGCTGGACGGCGCCAACAAGTCGTTCAACCGCATCACCATCGACGGCGATACCTCCACCAACGACTGCTGCATGCTGATCGCCACCGGCCAGGCGGCCCTGCCGGAAATCACCGAAGCCAGCGGCCCACTGTTCGCCGCGCTGAAGCAGGCGGTGTTCGACGTGTGCATGGAAGTGGCCCAGGCCATCGTGCGTGACGGTGAAGGCGCGACCAAGTTCGTGACGGTCGAAGTCAACGGCGGCGGCAATCACCAGGAGTGCCTGGATGTCGGCTATACCGTGGCCCACTCGCCACTGATCAAGACCGCGCTGTTCGCGTCCGACCCGAACTGGGGGCGTATCCTGGCCGCTGTCGGTCGTGCCGGCGTGCCGGACCTGGATGTGAGCAAGATCGACGTTTTCCTCGGCGAAGTGTGTATCGCCAGCCGTGGTGCGCGTGCCGCCAGCTACACCGAAGCCCAGGGCGCGGCGGTGATGCAGCAGGAAGAAATCACCATCCGCATCGAGCTGGGACGCGGTGATTGCAGCGAAACCATCTGGACCACCGACCTGTCCCACGAGTACGTGAAAATCAACGCGGAATACCGTACCTGA
- the secA gene encoding preprotein translocase subunit SecA has protein sequence MFAPLLKKLFGSKNEREVKRMLKTVQIVNAFEEQMVALSDDQLRAKTEEFKARIAKGETLDKLLPEAFAVAREAGKRVMGMRHFDVQLIGGMTLHEGKIAEMRTGEGKTLVATLGVYLNALSGKGVHVVTVNDYLARRDANWMRPLYEFLGLTVGVVTPFQPPEEKRAAYAADITYGTNNEFGFDYLRDNMAFSMEDKFQRELNFAVIDEVDSILIDEARTPLIISGQAEDSSRLYTEINKLIPRLELHVEEVEGEVTKAGHFTVDEKTRQVELNEAGHQFIEEMLTQVGLLAEGESLYSAHNLGLLTHVYAGLRAHKLFNRNVEYIVQDGQVVLVDEHTGRTMPGRRLSEGLHQAIEAKENLNIQAESQTLASTTFQNYFRLYTKLSGMTGTADTEAFEFHQIYGLQVMVIPPNKPLARKDYNDLVFLTADEKYAAIINDIKECMTQGRPVLVGTATIETSEHMSNLLQKEGIEHKVLNAKFHEKEAEIIAQAGRPGALTIATNMAGRGTDILLGGNWEVEVASLENPTPEQIAQIKADWQKRHQQVLESGGLQVIASERHESRRIDNQLRGRAGRQGDAGSSRFYLSLEDSLMRIFASDRVKNFMKALGMQSGEAIEHRMVTNAIEKAQRKVEGRNFDIRKQLLEFDDVNNEQRKVIYHMRNTLLAADNIGETISDFRQDVLNATVSAHIPPQSLPEQWDVAGLEAALQSDFGVSLPIQQWLDEDDHLYEETLREKLLNELVAAYNEKEDQAGAEALRTFEKQIVLRVLDDLWKDHLSTMDHLRHGIHLRGYAQKNPKQEYKRESFTLFSELLDSIKRDSIRVLSHVQVRREDPVEEEARLRQEAEALAQRMQFEHAEAPGLEQPEALEEGVDVDVALASAPVRNEQKLGRNELCYCGSGKKYKHCHGQIN, from the coding sequence ATGTTTGCGCCTTTGTTAAAGAAACTTTTTGGAAGCAAGAACGAGCGTGAAGTCAAACGCATGCTCAAGACGGTACAGATCGTCAATGCCTTCGAAGAGCAAATGGTGGCCCTTTCGGACGATCAGTTGCGCGCCAAGACCGAAGAGTTCAAGGCCCGCATAGCCAAAGGTGAAACCCTCGACAAACTGCTTCCCGAAGCCTTTGCGGTCGCCCGCGAAGCCGGCAAGCGGGTCATGGGTATGCGCCACTTCGACGTACAGTTGATCGGCGGCATGACCTTGCATGAAGGCAAGATCGCCGAAATGCGTACCGGTGAAGGCAAGACCCTGGTGGCAACACTGGGCGTTTACCTCAACGCGCTGTCCGGCAAGGGCGTGCACGTGGTCACGGTGAACGACTATCTGGCCCGCCGCGACGCCAACTGGATGCGCCCGCTGTATGAATTCCTCGGCCTGACGGTCGGCGTGGTCACGCCGTTCCAGCCGCCGGAAGAGAAGCGCGCCGCCTACGCCGCCGACATCACCTACGGCACCAACAACGAATTCGGTTTCGACTACCTGCGCGACAACATGGCTTTCAGCATGGAAGACAAGTTCCAGCGCGAGCTCAATTTTGCCGTGATCGACGAAGTCGACTCGATCCTGATCGACGAGGCCCGTACCCCGCTGATCATCTCCGGCCAGGCTGAAGACAGTTCCCGCCTGTACACCGAAATCAACAAGCTGATCCCGCGCCTTGAGTTGCACGTCGAGGAAGTGGAAGGCGAGGTCACCAAGGCCGGTCACTTCACCGTCGACGAGAAGACCCGTCAGGTCGAACTCAACGAAGCCGGTCACCAGTTCATCGAAGAGATGCTGACCCAGGTCGGCCTGCTGGCGGAAGGCGAGAGCCTGTACTCGGCGCACAACCTGGGCCTGCTGACCCACGTCTATGCCGGTCTGCGCGCGCACAAGCTGTTCAACCGCAACGTCGAATACATCGTCCAGGATGGCCAGGTGGTCCTGGTGGACGAACACACCGGTCGTACCATGCCGGGTCGCCGTCTGTCCGAAGGCCTGCATCAGGCCATCGAAGCCAAGGAAAACCTCAACATCCAGGCCGAAAGCCAGACCCTGGCGTCGACCACCTTCCAGAACTATTTCCGTCTGTACACCAAGCTGTCCGGTATGACCGGTACCGCGGACACCGAAGCCTTCGAGTTCCATCAGATCTACGGCCTGCAGGTGATGGTGATTCCACCGAACAAGCCGCTGGCTCGTAAAGACTACAACGACCTGGTGTTCCTGACCGCGGACGAGAAGTATGCCGCGATCATCAACGACATCAAGGAATGCATGACCCAGGGCCGTCCGGTTCTGGTGGGTACCGCGACCATCGAAACTTCCGAGCACATGTCCAACCTGCTCCAGAAGGAAGGCATCGAGCACAAGGTCCTGAACGCCAAGTTCCACGAAAAAGAAGCGGAAATCATTGCCCAGGCCGGTCGTCCGGGCGCCCTGACCATCGCCACCAACATGGCCGGTCGTGGTACCGACATCCTGTTGGGCGGTAACTGGGAAGTCGAAGTCGCCTCCCTGGAAAACCCGACTCCTGAGCAGATTGCCCAGATCAAGGCCGACTGGCAGAAGCGCCACCAGCAAGTGCTGGAGTCCGGCGGCCTGCAGGTGATCGCGTCCGAGCGTCACGAATCGCGTCGTATCGACAACCAGCTGCGTGGTCGCGCCGGTCGTCAGGGTGACGCTGGTTCCAGCCGTTTCTACCTGTCCCTGGAAGACAGCCTGATGCGCATCTTCGCCTCCGACCGGGTGAAGAACTTCATGAAGGCTCTGGGCATGCAGTCCGGCGAAGCGATCGAGCACCGCATGGTGACCAACGCGATCGAAAAGGCCCAGCGCAAGGTAGAAGGCCGCAACTTCGACATTCGCAAGCAACTGCTCGAGTTCGACGACGTCAACAACGAACAGCGTAAAGTGATCTATCACATGCGTAACACGTTGCTGGCCGCGGACAACATCGGCGAGACCATCTCCGACTTCCGCCAGGACGTGCTCAACGCCACCGTCAGCGCGCACATCCCTCCACAATCGCTGCCTGAGCAGTGGGACGTGGCCGGTCTGGAGGCTGCGCTGCAAAGCGACTTCGGTGTGAGCCTGCCGATCCAGCAATGGCTCGACGAAGACGATCACCTGTACGAAGAAACCCTGCGCGAGAAACTGCTCAACGAGCTGGTGGCGGCGTACAACGAGAAAGAAGACCAGGCCGGTGCCGAAGCACTGCGCACCTTCGAGAAACAAATCGTTCTGCGCGTACTGGACGACCTGTGGAAAGACCACCTGTCGACCATGGATCACCTGCGTCACGGTATTCACCTGCGCGGTTATGCGCAGAAGAACCCGAAACAGGAATACAAGCGCGAGTCTTTCACCCTGTTCTCCGAGCTGCTGGATTCCATCAAGCGCGACTCGATCCGTGTGCTGTCGCACGTTCAGGTTCGCCGCGAGGACCCGGTCGAGGAAGAGGCGCGCCTGCGCCAGGAAGCCGAGGCACTGGCCCAGCGCATGCAGTTCGAGCATGCCGAAGCCCCGGGCCTGGAACAGCCGGAAGCGCTGGAAGAGGGCGTCGATGTCGACGTGGCCCTGGCTTCGGCTCCGGTACGCAACGAGCAGAAACTGGGCCGCAACGAACTGTGCTACTGCGGTTCGGGCAAGAAGTACAAACACTGTCACGGCCAGATCAACTAA
- a CDS encoding DUF721 domain-containing protein: protein MAFRPLTARAPAVLLREAKPLKAILGHAQRLAHLQRLLESQLQPAAREHCHVASWREGSLLLIVTDGHWATRLRYQQKRLQRQLLEFNEFNNLTRILFKVQPPTVQRGAAGHTMDLSSNAAETIQATADGITDPNLRAALERLASHAKPRA, encoded by the coding sequence ATGGCATTTCGCCCTCTTACGGCCAGAGCACCCGCCGTACTCCTTCGCGAAGCCAAGCCTCTCAAAGCCATACTCGGCCACGCCCAGCGCCTGGCGCATCTACAGCGCCTGCTGGAAAGCCAGCTGCAACCGGCCGCGCGCGAGCACTGCCATGTCGCCTCCTGGCGCGAAGGCAGCCTGTTGCTGATCGTCACCGACGGCCACTGGGCGACGCGCCTGCGTTATCAGCAAAAACGCCTGCAACGTCAGCTTTTGGAGTTCAATGAGTTCAACAATCTGACGCGGATTCTGTTCAAAGTGCAGCCTCCCACCGTACAACGCGGCGCAGCCGGCCACACCATGGACCTGTCGAGCAACGCCGCCGAGACCATTCAGGCCACTGCCGACGGCATCACCGATCCCAACCTGCGCGCTGCCCTGGAGCGCCTGGCCAGCCACGCCAAACCACGGGCGTGA